One window of Nymphaea colorata isolate Beijing-Zhang1983 chromosome 1, ASM883128v2, whole genome shotgun sequence genomic DNA carries:
- the LOC116267914 gene encoding probable leucine-rich repeat receptor-like protein kinase At2g28990 yields MYWTEFGSRANTTTMSVCLVKTTAAVPFISALELRPIAGHNLLYNNYTDLGSFTTFMRVDVGASAELRYPDDALDRIWRPDNGSYGNPISTQTVVREERQTFFRLPSAVMQTAANSSGPIVVTWPGGSDALYLPVFHFAELQRINGQRNLTIKYNGDTWSDWFCPDYLNSNSVFSIAPIYAANYSFTVEANSASNYGPILNAFEVFKVVQPSGSATQSQDVDAINAIKTYYGVKRNWQADPCFPRISPWDGLNCSYENSLAARIVSLDLSRSRLQGPVSNFFSQLTALQKLNLSTNNLDGPIPSFLQELANLTILDLSSNSLSGSVPSTLQQRADIGRLRLSIDSNPHICKQEPCDQGGKGGKKKNIIIAGVVVATLVALISLSSAFLTMKKKRKPRDDVPISQHKREGRGRTFSYAEISHITNDFQKAIGKGGSGSVYYGCLRDGKEVAVKIMTRSLPQGIKEYTAEVELLMKVHHRNLASFVGFCDEDEKLILVYEYMDRGNLRGLLSDETCTPDWKQRLQIALNVATGLDYLHSGCRPPVVHRDVKTTNILLDSNLEAKLADFGLSKTGIKDDITHMTTAVAGTPGYIDPEYYNTNKLTEKSDVYSFGVVLFELVTGRQAIFALGSSRVHILQWVTPKIVRGEIASIIDPRLQESYDTNSIWKVADTALSCTADKAIARPTMTAVVNELMEAMNIETHRLKRSSSIGSMPRSVSLSGGADLDLDSVVYPSAR; encoded by the exons ATGTACTGGACGGAGTTTGGGAGCCGGGCGAACACGACGACCATGAGCGTATGCCTTGTGAAAACCACCGCGGCCGTCCCTTTCATCTCCGCTTTGGAGCTTCGACCTATCGCAGGGCATAACCTCCTTTATAATAACTACACAGACTTGGGCTCATTCACAACCTTCATGAGGGTGGACGTTGGAGCATCAGCAGAACTAAG GTATCCAGACGATGCATTAGATCGCATTTGGAGACCCGACAATGGCTCATACGGGAACCCAATTAGCACCCAGACCGTGGTAAGAGAAGAGCGCCAGACATTCTTCCGCTTGCCGTCGGCGGTGATGCAGACTGCAGCCAACTCATCCGGCCCCATAGTCGTCACATGGCCCGGAGGGTCCGATGCTCTCTACCTTCCGGTATTTCACTTCGCCGAGCTGCAGCGGATAAACGGCCAGAGGAATCTGACGATAAAGTACAACGGTGATACCTGGTCTGACTGGTTCTGTCCCGACTACCTCAACAGCAACTCTGTGTTTTCGATCGCACCTATATATGCAGCAAACTACTCGTTTACGGTCGAGGCAAATAGCGCCTCGAACTATGGCCCCATTCTGAACGCGTTCGAGGTATTCAAGGTGGTTCAGCCCAGTGGATCGGCAACTCAAAGCCAGGATG TTGACGCCATCAATGCCATCAAGACTTACTATGGTGTAAAGAGAAATTGGCAAGCTGATCCGTGTTTCCCTCGGATTTCTCCTTGGGATGGGCTGAATTGTAGCTACGAGAACTCTTTAGCAGCAAGAATAGTGTCTTT GGACCTTTCGAGAAGTAGGCTACAGGGTCCAGTTAGCAACTTCTTTTCTCAATTGACAGCACTGCAGAAATT GAACCTGTCAACAAACAACCTCGATGGACCAATTCCATCCTTCTTGCAAGAGCTGGCCAATTTGACCATTCT CGATTTGTCAAGCAATAGTTTGTCCGGATCAGTTCCCAGCACATTGCAACAACGAGCGGATATTGGGCGCCTCAGATTAAG CATCGATAGCAACCCTCATATTTGCAAGCAAGAACCTTGCGACCAAGGTGGAAAGggtgggaaaaagaaaaacattataaTTGCGGGCGTAGTGGTGGCAACTTTGGTGGCGTTAATATCACTGTCCTCAGCGTTCCTTacgatgaagaaaaagagaaagccaAGAG ATGATGTGCCGATCTCACAACataaaagagaaggaagaggccGCACTTTCTCATATGCAGAAATTTCGCACATCACCAATGATTTTCAGAAAGCTATAGGCAAAGGAGGATCTGGTAGTGTTTATTATGGATGTCTAAGAGATGGCAAGGAAGTTGCAGTCAAGATAATGACAAGATCTCTTCCACAAGGAATCAAGGAATATACTGCTGAG GTCGAGCTCTTAATGAAAGTTCACCACAGGAACTTGGCATCTTTTGTTGGTTTCTGTGACGAAGATGAGAAATTGATCCTAGTCTATGAGTACATGGACAGAGGAAATCTTCGGGGGCTACTCTCAG ATGAAACATGTACACCAGACTGGAAGCAAAGATTGCAAATAGCTCTCAATGTTGCTACAG GCCTAGACTATCTCCATTCAGGATGCAGGCCGCCCGTGGTACACAGGGATGTCAAGACCACCAACATCCTATTAGATAGTAATCTAGAAGCAAAATTGGCAGATTTTGGCTTATCGAAAACCGGTATTAAAGATGACATTACACATATGACAACTGCAGTCGCAGGGACGCCTGGATATATAGACCCTGA GTACTACAACACAAATAAACTTACAGAAAAGAGTGATGTGTACAGCTTTGGGGTAGTCCTGTTTGAGCTCGTCACAGGTAGACAAGCTATATTCGCTCTGGGATCAAGCCGAGTTCACATCCTTCAATGGGTGACGCCTAAAATAGTGAGAGGAGAAATTGCCAGCATAATAGATCCCAGGCTACAAGAATCGTATGACACCAATTCCATATGGAAAGTTGCAGACACGGCACTGTCATGCACTGCGGATAAGGCAATCGCCAGGCCTACCATGACAGCGGTTGTGAATGAACTGATGGAGGCCATGAACATCGAAACTCACCGATTGAAAAGAAGTTCATCTATTGGATCAATGCCAAGATCAGTATCATTAAGTGGTGGTGCTGATCTGGACTTGGATTCTGTAGTTTATCCTTCAGCACGGTAA